The proteins below come from a single Zea mays cultivar B73 chromosome 8, Zm-B73-REFERENCE-NAM-5.0, whole genome shotgun sequence genomic window:
- the LOC103636505 gene encoding protein PSK SIMULATOR 1, whose amino-acid sequence MVVLVQKPWLPIDLRLPAGPQASLGILAFEAAAAMSRLLSLHRSLSDQEVSRLRSDVMRSPAVAYLNSTDQALLLKLACAELVVSLDAAAAAVARLGLRCGLDFGGVYACLKAGAPDARLDPLVAKGLRVKAKKMERLVAATAKLCSEMEALDELESAERKMSVQGWSRLSGPIPQQPQAAAQQQQLLAKDSPGAESLRQELKTQQLKVKRLKEESLWNESYKKAVGLMARAACAVFVRICSIFGPFVPGLPPPLPSATTDSVQTRLSKLLHPRLGKTKASSGPITRRDGPSHRVHPPMSSNSCPIIGRHLPGHNPHTNWRKLLDAPPSTVGSAGLDQQYANVIASAEELLRMEAEGRQEEAAAERAEMYEMLPAKLRVAVRSKLREWWRDPGPLDEALARGWKDAVDRIMAWLGPMARDTLQWQAERNMDRTRRFDGAPRVYALQTLLWADKEKAEAAIVEVLVALSCICWYEERRRGSVRVG is encoded by the coding sequence ATGGTTGTGCTTGTCCAGAAGCCGTGGCTGCCCATCGACCTGCGTCTGCCGGCAGGGCCGCAGGCGTCGCTGGGCATCCTGGCGTTCGAGGCGGCGGCGGCCATGTCCAGGCTGCTGTCGCTGCACCGGTCATTGTCGGACCAGGAGGTCTCCCGGCTGCGCTCCGACGTCATGCGCTCGCCGGCCGTGGCGTACCTCAACTCCACCGACCAGGCGTTGCTCCTCAAGCTGGCCTGCGCCGAGTTGGTCGTGTCGCTGGACGCCGCGGCCGCCGCCGTCGCACGCCTCGGCCTGCGGTGCGGCCTCGACTTTGGCGGCGTGTACGCCTGCCTCAAGGCCGGCGCCCCCGATGCGCGTCTTGATCCGCTCGTGGCCAAGGGGCTCAGGGTCAAGGCCAAGAAGATGGAGCGCCTCGTCGCCGCCACGGCCAAGCTCTGCTCCGAGATGGAGGCGCTCGACGAACTGGAGTCCGCCGAGCGGAAGATGAGCGTCCAGGGCTGGAGCCGCCTCAGCGGCCCCATCCCGCAGCAGCCACAGGCGGCGGCCCAGCAGCAGCAACTGTTGGCCAAGGATTCACCCGGCGCGGAGTCGCTTCGGCAGGAGCTCAAGACGCAGCAACTCAAGGTGAAGCGCCTCAAGGAGGAGTCCCTGTGGAACGAGAGCTACAAGAAGGCCGTGGGGCTCATGGCGCGCGCCGCCTGCGCGGTGTTCGTACGCATCTGCTCCATCTTCGGCCCATTCGTCCCCGGCCTcccgccgccgctgccgtcgGCCACCACGGACAGCGTCCAGACCCGGCTGTCGAAGCTGCTGCACCCGCGATTGGGGAAGACGAAGGCGTCGTCCGGGCCGATCACGCGTCGGGACGGCCCCTCCCACCGCGTGCACCCGCCGATGAGCAGCAACTCGTGCCCGATCATCGGGCGCCACCTGCCTGGCCACAACCCCCACACCAACTGGCGCAAGCTCCTGGACGCACCGCCCAGCACCGTCGGGAGCGCGGGGCTGGACCAGCAGTACGCGAACGTGATCGCGTCCGCGGAGGAGCTGCTGCGGATGGAGGCTGAGGGCCGTCAGGAGGAGGCCGCCGCAGAGCGCGCCGAGATGTACGAGATGCTCCCGGCGAAGCTCCGCGTGGCGGTCCGGTCGAAGCTCCGGGAGTGGTGGCGCGACCCGGGCCCGCTGGACGAGGCCCTGGCGCGGGGGTggaaggatgcggtggaccgcatCATGGCGTGGCTGGGGCCGATGGCGCGCGACACGCTCCAGTGGCAGGCGGAGCGGAACATGGACCGGACGCGCCGGTTCGACGGCGCGCCGCGCGTGTACGCGCTGCAGACGCTGCTGTGGGCGGACAAGGAAaaggccgaggcggccatcgtggagGTGCTCGTCGCGCTGAGCTGCATCTGCTGGTACGAGGAGCGCCGGAGAGGCTCCGTCCGTGTCGGTTGA